TGAGCGCATCGTGTACGGTGCGTTCGACCAGATCGAGAAGAAAGCAGGCAAGGCGCCCATCGAGGTGTTCACGCTGGCCATCGGCAACATCAAGCCGGTGGTGGAAGTGAAGAGCCGCCGTGTTGGCGGTGCCAACTATCAGGTGCCGGTCGAAGTCCGGCCGTCGCGTCGTCTGGCATTGGCGATGCGCTGGCTGCGGGAAGCTGCGAAGAAGCGCAGCGAGAAGTCGATGGCCCTGCGTCTGGCGGGCGAACTGCTCGAAGCCTCGGAAGGTCGCGGTGGCGCAATGAAGAAGCGCGACGAAGTGCACCGCATGGCCGAAGCCAACAAGGCGTTCTCGCACTTCCGCTTCTAAGCGGCGCGACAACGTAGTTGGTTGCTGGGCGGGCT
The sequence above is a segment of the Ralstonia nicotianae genome. Coding sequences within it:
- the rpsG gene encoding 30S ribosomal protein S7 — protein: MPRRREVPKREILPDPKFGNVEVAKFMNVLMLDGKKSVAERIVYGAFDQIEKKAGKAPIEVFTLAIGNIKPVVEVKSRRVGGANYQVPVEVRPSRRLALAMRWLREAAKKRSEKSMALRLAGELLEASEGRGGAMKKRDEVHRMAEANKAFSHFRF